The bacterium sequence GGCCCTCAAAACACCTCGAGATGCATGAATGCGGTCAATGCCGCTTACCCAAATCGTGGCTTTTTCTTTTTCGGATTCTTCCTCATCTGCTAATGGACGATGGCAATGATGCGCTTCATCGTTAATTATCAGAATATTGCCAGCGTTTCCAAAATCAGGCATGACCCTACGGAAAAAAGCCTCTTCGCTTTCCGGGCCTTTTTTCACAACCTTTGGGCCGTAATTTTCATTGATTGGCGCCAGAGTATGCCAGTTGGTGACAACAATTTTGGCCTGTAATAATTCTTGCCACATCGTAGAATCTACAATACTAAAAATTTGATAAAAATTCTCCGTATTCTCCGGCAAAAGCACCTGTAATCTATCGCGGACAGTTAATCCAGGGGCGATAACTAAGATGTTTTTTGAAAATCTCTGATCTTTGGGATTCGCAATCTTGTTTAAAGCCTGCCAAGCAATGAGCATCGCCATAACAACGGTTTTACCCGTACCGGTTGCGAGTTTTAGACATTGTCTCTCCCATAAACTCCCGTCATTAGCAATTTCAATTCCTTGCTTCTCAGAAGGACTGGATTCTGCCAACCAAATAGCAGTTTCAACCGCTTCCAACTGACACCAGAAGAATGGCTGATTGCGCTGAGTATTATCATTCCAAAATCGAAGCAGTTTCTGTGTGACACCGGTAACATTAGGATATCCATTTTCTTTCCACTGCTTAACTCTTGGTCTGATTTTATTTACCAACTCTATTGAAACAAACTCGCCCGGGTCATCAAAGTTTTGCGCCGTTTTTGCGGTTGAGCGCCAATAGCCTGACTGCCTGCGGCCATCCTTTAGCTCAAATTCCTGCGTTTCCCGGATATATAGCCAGTGTTGTTTGGGCTCTTCATAGGGGCTGTTTATAATTAAACGGTCTATTTCTTTTTGGCTCATACTCACTCCAGCTTTTTAATTACCAGCGATTCGATGCCGCGAGTATCTACAATTTTAACTGCGATCTTTTTATTTTCTCCAGCAGAAAATGGAATAGCCTCAACCCCGGAGAATTTATCAAGTGAATCTTCGTTAACCTCACTTTTCAAAGCTTTAGCAAGCCGCGACCAATCCCGCTTAGAATTTCCTTCAGGGAAAAACACTTGATCTGGATATAAACTTCTCTCATCGTAGTCGGTATCTAAGAACCACATCGAGATATTTTTTGTGCCCTTAGATTCAATCTCACCTGTAATAGGGTTGTAATAATCGAACCCATGGACTTTGACTTTGTATTTCCCGTCCTTGGCCTTGTTAACCTCGACATCAGGCTGGCCGATAAGCCAATAACTATGGCTGGAAGAACGCTTCTTACGCAGATCTTTAGTCAACATATCTACACTCATTTGAGCTTTAAGAATGATCACGCTGGGCCAATTAATCTGGTCAACGTCTTTGGCCGCTTCAGGGTCAAAATGAAATGCCGCAAAAATCACAAAATCCGGCTTCGCTTTAAGAGCTCTCGCTTCTTTGATCGCTTCTTCAATGTGCCTTTGCTCAAGCGGGCCAAAGTCCGGACCAAAGCTGACATATGCACGTTTATTCTTTCCGCCAGAATCAAGAATTTCACCTTCAGCGTGCAAAAATCTTGTAGCCACCATCGGTTCAAGACGCGAAAACTTGATGATTTTGCCGCCAGTCGCGCGAATACCGGTGGTTTTTAATTCGTCACGCCATTCAGCCTGCTTGCCTGTTTCGCCAATTCGTGCCAATTCTTCCTTTGTGGCTTCAACCTTTGGCTCGTTACCCTCAAAAGGTCTTACGCGTAGGCATGGCACTGCTTCAACTGTAAAAGGACCTGTTACACGCACTTTACCTTTTTCCACACCTGGCTGATCATAAAGAGTTTCCAATGCAGGTATCTCATTATTGGCAATTGCACCAAGTGTAATATGCGAAACAGTTTTATACTTAAAACCACTTTTTATACCTTCAGTAGGATGTGCAAGTTCAAAATAGTCATATTTGGCTGTCATTAATCTTTGCTTGGCAAGAGTAATTGCTACGCGCGAAGTATCGCATGTAATCCACCGACGTCCCCATTGTTCAGCCATGTAAGCTGTCGTTCCTGAACCACAAGTCGGATCAAGAACCAAGTCGCCAGGATCTGTGGTCATTAGAAGGCATCTTTCAATCACTTTTGTCGCAGTTTGAACAACGTAAATTTTTGCATCAGAAAAACCAGTAAGTAAAAGATTCTTCCAAACATTAGTCATTTGTTGATATGGAAAATCATTAAAAAATCTCTTATACATTAGGGAATTACCAATAGGCTTAAGGCGCCCCTTGCTTGCTAAGTTATCAAGTCCATCAGGATTGGTAGTTTTCCATCCACCAGAAAAAATCTTTCCTTGATATTCATAGTTTGTTATTGCATTGCCCTGCGATGTTAAATTGTCTGCGGCAAAAACCTTATTTAAATCAACATCACGTAACAAGTCTTCTTTTTTTAGTCTCTTATCTTCTTTATCATCTTCGAACCAGACATATTGAGATGTGCCTTCCTTTCCTAATTCTTTGGGGAGGAAAATATTTCTAAATTTAATTTCTTTCGCATCTTTTGCATACCAAAGCAAATAATCTGCTATCCCGCTAACATACTTACTACTCAAGCCACCTGTTTTAATAACAGTTATCAAACTTATAAAATTATCTTTTCCAAACACTTCGTCTGTCACTTCTCGAACATGATGTATATTTTCATCTCCAATCTGAACAAAACAACTGCCTCCACTGTTTAGCAATTCCTTCGACAACAAGAGTCGATCCCGTAAATGTGTTAAGTAACTATGTACGTCAAGCTTCCAAGTATCGCGGAAGGCTTGTATCATTTCAGGTTCAGCAGGAATATCCGCATCATTACCATCCTTAACACTGCGCTTATTAACAAAAGGCTGAAAGTTAGAATAATATTTAATGCCATACGGCGGATCGATATAAACCATTTGCACTTTACCGGCCATACCTTCTTTCTTAAGCAGTGAATTCATTACCAGAAGTGAATCACCGGCAATAAGGCGATTTGCCCAGTCCTGATCGTGCTTATAAAAATCAATGGCTTTAGTAAGCGGCGGGTCATTGTCCGGCTGTTCGAATAGATCGAGCTGAAATTGCTTCTGCTCTTTTTTCTTTAGGAAAGCTTTGGCGATGCGCTTCGGGTCAATACGCTCATGGATATGCAAGCTGACATTTTGAACATCAAAACTCATTCCTTCGGCTTTTCCTGCCCAACTAAGAAATGGGTCGATATACGGATCATGCTTGTATTTCGTCCGGCCGTTTAATTTATCTGTCGCGCTTGAGACAAGGCCAACGTGAGGATTATTCCTGCGCTTTTTACCTTTATGAGTATACGCATCGACTTTTATGTCTTTACTCTGCTTTTTTCGTCCTCTTGGCATATTTTTACCTTACATTGTTATTATTTAGGGATCTTATACTCGTAACGCCTGTATTCATTTATTCTTTTTGTTAATTGTGCTTTATCAAATCGCCACTGTCCTCCAAACTTAAAAGCCGGGCTTTTGATCCCGGCTTAAGAATTTTTCAATTGATAATATGTAGGTTCTCCATAATTGCCCTATCTCCACATAGTGTATTTTATTATAGCCTCTTTAGGACTATTCCACAACCTAAAAATATCTCTCTATTTCCCTTGCTATATCTCTAATTATATGGCCCTATAGGTAGCGAGTGAAGATAGGCTACTGGAGGCCTGAATGCGAGATAATGCGATGGTTCAAATAATGGCGCTTAAGGAAGCGCCGCTTGATGCGCTTCAGAAAAAATACAGCGAGCTTTATGGCAAAGATGCGCTTTCGAATAACAGGACTTACCTTTGGCGCAGGATTGCTTACAGGCTCCAGGAGCTTGAATATGGTGGGTTATCCAAGAAGGCTCAAAAACGGCTCAAGGAGCTTATAGAGTTATATGATCCTATTAACAATAGGACATTACGGTCAAAGTCTATCAAGAAAAGGCCTGATTTCAGGGATGAAAGGCTGCCTATCCCAGGAACAGTCATCGTGAAAAATTACAAGGGCCAAAAGCTGGAGGTTAAAGTCCTGGAAAAAGGCTTTGAATATAGTAATAAGATATATAAGACTCTTACTGCTCTGGCGCAGGAAATAACTGGATCACACTGGAGCGGGTATGAGTTCTTTAATATTTAAGGAGATGTATGAAAAATGAGGTTAAAGATTTAGTCAGGTGCGCTATTTATACACGTAAGTCTGTGGCCGAAGGCTCAGAGCAGGATTTTACATCATTGGATGCTCAAAGAGATTCCTCTGAAAGCTACATAGCCAGCCAGAAAGGCCAGGGATGGGTCGCTCTTAAAGAAAAATACGATGATTTTGGCTATAGCGGCGCCACGATGGAACGGCCAGCCCTGGAAAAGCTCATAGCTGATATAAAAGCTAAGAAGTTTGACTGCGTGGTGGTCTATAAAGTAGACAGATTATCGCGATCTCTCTTAGATTTTGCCAAATTGCTCCAGTTATTCGAAGATCATAATGTCACCTTCGTATCTGTAACCCAGCATTTTAATACGAATAACTCCATGGGAAGGCTTACACTTAACATCCTCCTCTCCTTTGCCCAGTTCGAACGGGAGATAATAAGCGAAAGGACGCGCGATAAAATGGGTGCTGCGCGCATGAGGGGCAAATGGATGGGCGGCAGGCCACCTTTGGGATATGATCTTGATAAGGAAAACCATAAGCTTGTTATTAATCCAAAAGAGGCCAAGATAATCAGAGAAGTATTCGATCTTTATATCCAGAAGCGCTCTATTCTGGAAGTAACGCGGATACTTACTGAGAAAGGCTATAGGACCAAGACTTACTTAAGAAAAGGCATGTTGTCTGGCGGGATCAAGCTTAAGAAGACAACTATCCAGCTTATGCTTAAAAATGCAGTCTATATTGGTAAGGTTGATTATCATGGCAAGATCTATGAAGGTGAGCATAAGGCCATCATAGATGAGGAAAGCTTTCAAAAGGCCAAAGAAATCCGCGATTATAACAACAGGAATCGAGATGCCATCATTAGAGCAAAGACTCCCAAAGGATCCGGCCTTTTAAGCCGTATGGTGAAATGTAAGGCCTGTGGATGCTCAATGCTTCATACTTATGCAAAAAAGAGAAACAATAAATACCTATTTTATCTCTGTTCAAGCGCCAATAAAAGAGGCTATGCCACATGCCCTACCAAGACAGTAAACGCGCGTAGATTGGAACACGCTGTAGTTGATTATTTAAGAAAAATATGCCCTGATTTCGATATACCGCAGGATGAATGGAATCAGACTCCAATGGTAAAGCAAAGAGCTATATTGGAAACGATGATCAAAGAAGTGGACTGCACTATTGATACCTTAGGCATTACCCTGCTTAAAGATCCCAAAAGGCATGAATTCAAAGTGAACCTGAAACAGATAATAGTGCCTCCTCCGCCGCCTAAAGAGGATACCATTAAAAAGGAACCACCTCTGCGCCAGAATTTGATCCTGGCGCATCAAATACAGAATCTTATAGATAGAGGCGAAGCAAAAGATTTAAAACAGGTGGCACGATGGCTTAATATGGATCTTCCGAGGATATATCAGATAATGAGTTTCCTACTGTTAACGCCAAAGATACAAGAAGAAATACTTTTTTCTGAAAACGTGGGAATATCCAAAATACCAGAATATAAAATTTACAAATTGATTATGGAAGTTGATTGGAAAAAACAGAAAGAAATGTGGAAAAACACACTTGATAATAGTACTGGTCACTCTACCTGTTGTGCTGTTAAGAATAAAGCTTTTTCCAAAGCAGTAAAGAAATCTTGATATGTTTCAGGATCTTCTACAGATTTGATTCCATACTGGGCATTTGCTCTTACCAGCAATTGTTTTTCGCCCCTAGGCCTAACAGTTACAGTCATTGCAACAACTGCATATCCAAGGAACTTAGACCCACTTATAGAACCGAGTGTCAGATCAGCTTTATCGATTACAAATTCTAAATCTTGCATAGTACTTATCACGGTTTGCATCATTTTCTGCTTATCTGTTGTGTCGAAAGCCCTTGTCTGCATGCTTCTTAATTTAACCTGACTTTCGCTAGTTTCAAAAGCCTTCCCAGCTGTAGTCGCACACCCATATGATAAAACGACCATAGATAATAAAATCGCAGAAATACCAAAATATCTAATTAGTTTTTTCATATTTTCTGAGCCTCCAAAAATATTGCTTTTGATAAACTATCATAAAACTTTTGATATATTTCCGGTTCATTAATACTCTCTACCCTGCTAATTTGATTATTCATATTCCAAACTACTCTCTGAAAAGTAACTCGAACAACTATTTTGCTTCCATCAAGACTTGGTTTTGTAATTAATGAGGCTTTAACAACTTGCTCCTTATCGCATTGGGCCATATTCTGACCCTTTCTTCCTCCTAAAGCGTCTAGCATATCAAGAAAAAACGCGGCTGTCATTTGACCTCCGCTTTTCGCATCGGCTTTTTTAGAGGCTGCTACAAATCCTAATTTAGTCTCACTGTTATCCAGAGTAAAACCTAAATCCTGCAAGACACCAGCGACAGCTGCCAAGATCTGTTCCTCATTTGTTGTATCATATTGCCTTATTTGTAACTGTCTTCTCTCTAAAGTAGTTTCGTTAGGTT is a genomic window containing:
- a CDS encoding recombinase family protein encodes the protein MKNEVKDLVRCAIYTRKSVAEGSEQDFTSLDAQRDSSESYIASQKGQGWVALKEKYDDFGYSGATMERPALEKLIADIKAKKFDCVVVYKVDRLSRSLLDFAKLLQLFEDHNVTFVSVTQHFNTNNSMGRLTLNILLSFAQFEREIISERTRDKMGAARMRGKWMGGRPPLGYDLDKENHKLVINPKEAKIIREVFDLYIQKRSILEVTRILTEKGYRTKTYLRKGMLSGGIKLKKTTIQLMLKNAVYIGKVDYHGKIYEGEHKAIIDEESFQKAKEIRDYNNRNRDAIIRAKTPKGSGLLSRMVKCKACGCSMLHTYAKKRNNKYLFYLCSSANKRGYATCPTKTVNARRLEHAVVDYLRKICPDFDIPQDEWNQTPMVKQRAILETMIKEVDCTIDTLGITLLKDPKRHEFKVNLKQIIVPPPPPKEDTIKKEPPLRQNLILAHQIQNLIDRGEAKDLKQVARWLNMDLPRIYQIMSFLLLTPKIQEEILFSENVGISKIPEYKIYKLIMEVDWKKQKEMWKNTLDNSTGHSTCCAVKNKAFSKAVKKS
- a CDS encoding DUF2924 domain-containing protein codes for the protein MRDNAMVQIMALKEAPLDALQKKYSELYGKDALSNNRTYLWRRIAYRLQELEYGGLSKKAQKRLKELIELYDPINNRTLRSKSIKKRPDFRDERLPIPGTVIVKNYKGQKLEVKVLEKGFEYSNKIYKTLTALAQEITGSHWSGYEFFNI
- a CDS encoding site-specific DNA-methyltransferase: MPRGRKKQSKDIKVDAYTHKGKKRRNNPHVGLVSSATDKLNGRTKYKHDPYIDPFLSWAGKAEGMSFDVQNVSLHIHERIDPKRIAKAFLKKKEQKQFQLDLFEQPDNDPPLTKAIDFYKHDQDWANRLIAGDSLLVMNSLLKKEGMAGKVQMVYIDPPYGIKYYSNFQPFVNKRSVKDGNDADIPAEPEMIQAFRDTWKLDVHSYLTHLRDRLLLSKELLNSGGSCFVQIGDENIHHVREVTDEVFGKDNFISLITVIKTGGLSSKYVSGIADYLLWYAKDAKEIKFRNIFLPKELGKEGTSQYVWFEDDKEDKRLKKEDLLRDVDLNKVFAADNLTSQGNAITNYEYQGKIFSGGWKTTNPDGLDNLASKGRLKPIGNSLMYKRFFNDFPYQQMTNVWKNLLLTGFSDAKIYVVQTATKVIERCLLMTTDPGDLVLDPTCGSGTTAYMAEQWGRRWITCDTSRVAITLAKQRLMTAKYDYFELAHPTEGIKSGFKYKTVSHITLGAIANNEIPALETLYDQPGVEKGKVRVTGPFTVEAVPCLRVRPFEGNEPKVEATKEELARIGETGKQAEWRDELKTTGIRATGGKIIKFSRLEPMVATRFLHAEGEILDSGGKNKRAYVSFGPDFGPLEQRHIEEAIKEARALKAKPDFVIFAAFHFDPEAAKDVDQINWPSVIILKAQMSVDMLTKDLRKKRSSSHSYWLIGQPDVEVNKAKDGKYKVKVHGFDYYNPITGEIESKGTKNISMWFLDTDYDERSLYPDQVFFPEGNSKRDWSRLAKALKSEVNEDSLDKFSGVEAIPFSAGENKKIAVKIVDTRGIESLVIKKLE
- a CDS encoding DEAD/DEAH box helicase family protein; this translates as MSQKEIDRLIINSPYEEPKQHWLYIRETQEFELKDGRRQSGYWRSTAKTAQNFDDPGEFVSIELVNKIRPRVKQWKENGYPNVTGVTQKLLRFWNDNTQRNQPFFWCQLEAVETAIWLAESSPSEKQGIEIANDGSLWERQCLKLATGTGKTVVMAMLIAWQALNKIANPKDQRFSKNILVIAPGLTVRDRLQVLLPENTENFYQIFSIVDSTMWQELLQAKIVVTNWHTLAPINENYGPKVVKKGPESEEAFFRRVMPDFGNAGNILIINDEAHHCHRPLADEEESEKEKATIWVSGIDRIHASRGVLRAYDLSATPFKPTCKINQGEQLFTWIVCDFGLNDAIESGLVKTPKVAVRDDSNVGPDLKSKLFHIYPEVREDLNRRAEPNEGLPDLVRNAVNILG